GTGCGCTGCAGAACATTCCAGTCGATCTCGGCGCGGGCCAGGGTTTCAAACTCGAGTTCCTTCTGGAACCAGGGCTTGGCAATGGCGCCGGCGGAGGTGGCGTCGTCCAGGTCGACAAAGGACGGGGCAAAGGCGGCGGTAGCGCCAAGTCCGGCTCCGGCCAGACCCAGGGCTTTCATGAAGTCTCTTCTGCT
The genomic region above belongs to Dehalogenimonas sp. THU2 and contains:
- a CDS encoding twin-arginine translocation signal domain-containing protein, whose amino-acid sequence is MPKFHSTISRRDFMKALGLAGAGLGATAAFAPSFVDLDDATSAGAIAKPWFQKELEFETLARAEIDWNVLQRTDRATQKWVFNSNEVDREEYVKKREPGYKGVSLRDYARTGASS